In a single window of the Methanobrevibacter sp. genome:
- a CDS encoding tetratricopeptide repeat protein produces MSDIIKKAKEDIEKENYKDALILARKRHSKDDINDYISILDLLIEANYLPALEEKGIYYQYYDETHDNGDYGEKYFNEYLELQPNSINVLCDKAMSRFNKGDIDESLKYMQNAYKNYSNYSKIEKPRISKKELLISKIELLIKAKRYEDALTHLNNYENQFGGSQKSDLYKGQMLQKNGKNEEALVYLEKSLLEEDTLIGFNAKGDALFELERYEDALKEYRNCLDYESKIEGDLELVTNFNYKAAFCCVKLEDDKNAIKFLNKTINMLNEHGRLPKDIESIYQKCSFEKERIMKKGTVEDEEFRKTKFFSTKNSFIILIIVLILYILLKMNGY; encoded by the coding sequence ATGAGCGATATTATTAAAAAAGCAAAAGAGGATATTGAAAAAGAAAATTATAAGGATGCACTTATCCTTGCAAGAAAAAGGCATTCAAAAGACGATATTAATGACTATATATCAATTTTAGATTTGTTAATAGAAGCTAATTATCTGCCGGCACTTGAAGAAAAAGGAATATATTATCAATATTATGATGAGACACATGACAACGGGGATTACGGCGAGAAATACTTTAACGAATATTTAGAACTGCAACCTAATTCAATCAACGTATTATGCGACAAGGCAATGTCCCGGTTTAACAAAGGAGACATTGATGAATCTTTAAAATACATGCAAAATGCATATAAAAACTATAGCAATTACTCTAAAATAGAAAAGCCGAGGATTTCAAAAAAAGAACTATTAATCAGTAAAATTGAACTCTTAATCAAAGCAAAAAGATACGAAGATGCTTTAACTCATCTCAACAACTATGAAAATCAGTTTGGAGGCAGCCAGAAATCTGATTTATACAAAGGCCAAATGCTTCAGAAGAACGGTAAAAATGAAGAAGCACTTGTGTATCTGGAAAAGTCACTTCTTGAAGAAGACACATTAATCGGGTTTAATGCAAAAGGCGATGCATTATTTGAACTTGAAAGATATGAAGATGCCCTGAAAGAATACAGAAATTGTCTGGATTATGAAAGTAAAATTGAGGGCGATTTGGAACTCGTTACCAATTTCAACTATAAGGCCGCTTTCTGTTGTGTTAAACTTGAAGATGACAAAAATGCCATTAAATTCCTAAACAAAACAATCAACATGTTAAATGAACATGGCAGGCTTCCGAAAGACATTGAATCCATCTATCAGAAATGTTCCTTTGAAAAAGAGAGAATAATGAAAAAAGGAACAGTTGAAGATGAGGAATTTAGAAAAACCAAATTCTTTTCAACTAAAAATTCATTCATTATTCTGATTATTGTACTGATATTATACATCCTGCTAAAAATGAATGGTTATTAA
- a CDS encoding glutamate--tRNA ligase — protein MNDLEKIVYKHALLNAAKHKGSANPGAVIGSIMSNEPELRSKAKEIGPLAGKIVAKVNALSIEEQASEMESFGVEVQEKKPKTKEEGLQELPGTHENIVLRFAPNPSGPLHIGHSRAAVPNAEYVKRHNGKLILRIEDTDPKRVFEPAYEMIPQDLEWLGITPSEVIYQSDRFEIYYDYARQLIENGAAYMCTCDGATFKELKDNCKPCPCRDNSVDENLELWDKFDTLKTGEAVLRVKTDINHKNPAIRDWVAMRLVDEEHPRLGTKYRIYPMMNFSVAVDDHLMGMTHVLRGKDHLANSEKQKYLYDHMGWDLPEFIHYGRLKMEDIALSTSKAMAGIEDGTYSGWDDPRLGTLRAIARRGIDPRTIYNLITEIGVKMADSAISWKKIYGLNRNFLEPIANRYFFCEEPVKIEVDGYSDGEVLIERPLHADHTERGNRILPFEGSAYLAKEDIADGLFRLMDAVNVEINEGKVSYHSTSFEDAREVKARIIQWVPTEDNVDVKIVMDDASVKTGLGEGALRDLEVGDIVQFERVGFARLDEIRDGELVFYYAHK, from the coding sequence ATGAATGATTTAGAAAAAATTGTTTATAAACATGCTTTATTAAACGCAGCCAAACACAAGGGAAGCGCAAATCCCGGTGCTGTAATAGGTTCTATCATGTCAAATGAACCGGAACTTAGAAGTAAGGCAAAAGAAATCGGTCCCTTAGCAGGTAAAATTGTAGCAAAAGTCAATGCTTTATCCATTGAAGAGCAAGCAAGTGAAATGGAATCATTTGGTGTGGAAGTCCAAGAGAAAAAACCAAAAACTAAAGAAGAAGGACTTCAGGAACTTCCAGGAACTCATGAAAACATTGTGTTGCGTTTTGCTCCAAATCCAAGCGGACCTCTGCATATTGGACACTCAAGAGCAGCTGTTCCAAATGCAGAATATGTAAAACGACACAACGGAAAATTAATCTTAAGAATAGAGGACACAGATCCAAAAAGGGTATTTGAACCGGCTTATGAAATGATTCCGCAGGATTTGGAATGGTTGGGCATTACTCCATCTGAAGTAATTTATCAGTCAGACAGATTTGAGATTTATTATGATTACGCCCGCCAGCTAATTGAAAATGGCGCAGCTTACATGTGCACATGCGATGGAGCAACATTTAAAGAACTTAAAGATAATTGCAAACCTTGCCCATGCAGGGATAACAGTGTAGATGAAAACCTTGAACTGTGGGATAAATTCGACACATTAAAAACCGGTGAAGCGGTACTTAGGGTAAAAACAGATATTAATCATAAGAATCCTGCTATTCGTGATTGGGTTGCAATGAGATTGGTTGATGAAGAGCATCCTCGTTTAGGTACTAAATACAGAATATATCCGATGATGAACTTTTCTGTTGCAGTTGATGATCATTTAATGGGAATGACTCATGTTTTAAGAGGTAAGGATCATCTGGCAAACAGCGAAAAGCAAAAATACTTATACGACCATATGGGATGGGATCTGCCTGAATTTATCCATTATGGAAGGCTTAAAATGGAAGATATTGCACTCAGCACTTCAAAGGCAATGGCTGGAATTGAAGACGGAACTTATAGCGGATGGGATGATCCTCGTCTTGGAACTTTAAGGGCTATTGCAAGAAGGGGAATTGATCCTAGAACCATTTATAATTTAATAACCGAAATAGGTGTTAAAATGGCTGATTCAGCTATTAGCTGGAAAAAAATCTACGGATTAAATCGCAATTTCCTCGAGCCAATTGCAAACAGATATTTCTTCTGTGAAGAACCTGTAAAAATCGAGGTTGACGGATACTCTGATGGTGAAGTCTTAATCGAAAGACCTCTCCATGCGGACCACACTGAAAGGGGAAATAGGATACTGCCATTTGAAGGAAGTGCATATTTAGCAAAAGAAGACATTGCAGACGGGCTTTTTAGACTGATGGATGCGGTTAATGTTGAAATTAATGAAGGCAAGGTAAGTTATCATTCAACTTCTTTTGAAGATGCAAGAGAGGTAAAAGCCAGAATTATTCAATGGGTTCCGACTGAAGATAATGTGGATGTTAAAATCGTAATGGATGATGCATCTGTTAAAACAGGACTTGGTGAAGGTGCACTCCGTGATTTGGAAGTCGGCGACATTGTCCAATTTGAAAGAGTAGGATTTGCCCGTTTAGATGAAATCAGAGACGGGGAACTAGTATTTTATTATGCGCATAAGTAG
- a CDS encoding class I SAM-dependent methyltransferase: protein MKQCIENPNEIDWVKFWQERLENKIDKDWDKAAAGFYKRTRKDDYQDALFDKLILDENDTVLDVGCGEGSVTIPIAKKVKKVIGLDSSGKMLEYLEKRCRDNNIENVETVLKPIEEIRHEDIGDVDVVVCSRSLNGIIPIDETLSELNKIAKKYVFITVFGPENKKIEKDFEEELGRKTENFPDYNYLFNILFNLGIYANIERFDLNNYREYNSIEEAMDNGKFRLELYSDEEKELLKKYLERILTYDQESQKYYNVKDKADWIMVWWKK from the coding sequence ATGAAACAATGTATTGAAAATCCGAATGAAATAGACTGGGTAAAATTTTGGCAAGAACGCTTAGAAAATAAAATAGATAAAGATTGGGACAAAGCAGCTGCCGGATTTTACAAGCGAACCCGAAAAGACGACTATCAGGACGCATTATTTGATAAATTAATTTTAGATGAAAATGACACAGTTCTGGATGTTGGCTGTGGTGAAGGAAGCGTTACAATTCCAATAGCTAAAAAGGTAAAAAAGGTAATTGGACTCGACTCTTCCGGCAAAATGTTAGAATATCTCGAAAAAAGATGCAGAGACAATAACATTGAAAATGTTGAAACCGTTCTAAAGCCAATTGAAGAAATCAGACATGAAGATATCGGTGATGTTGATGTTGTAGTCTGTTCCAGATCACTTAACGGGATTATTCCAATTGATGAGACACTATCCGAACTTAATAAAATTGCAAAAAAATATGTTTTTATAACTGTTTTCGGACCTGAAAACAAAAAAATCGAAAAGGATTTTGAAGAGGAACTCGGCAGGAAAACAGAAAATTTCCCTGATTACAACTATCTATTTAATATCCTGTTTAACTTAGGAATCTATGCAAATATTGAGAGATTTGACCTTAATAATTACCGTGAGTATAACAGCATCGAGGAAGCTATGGACAACGGCAAATTCAGACTCGAATTATACAGCGATGAGGAAAAGGAGCTTCTTAAAAAATATCTGGAAAGAATTCTTACATACGACCAGGAAAGTCAAAAATACTATAATGTTAAAGATAAGGCGGACTGGATTATGGTATGGTGGAAAAAATAA
- a CDS encoding TrmB family transcriptional regulator: MKESIATLKRIGLTMYEAQAYVTLTSLISSTASEIAQKAGIPRSKIYDVLKGLITKNYIDVEDGRPLTYSVRSPVEVLGREKNRINSQLDDAITRLTYIYENGMSQVQAPIWRIYGVEKIINQEVEIIALAKSSVNMRIGFLFEGEGEALLKAFKKRRGLKVNILASPTCYINEEEVNILKLFEDSDVNIQKADVPFVKVLISDSKEMMHTYTKFSEDKRNVIPETAIGIWNKYEVIARNYDERFMNQLNKLQKKNKK, from the coding sequence ATGAAGGAAAGTATAGCTACACTTAAAAGAATAGGACTTACAATGTATGAAGCTCAGGCATATGTAACACTTACTTCACTAATCTCCTCAACGGCAAGTGAAATAGCTCAAAAAGCGGGGATTCCAAGAAGCAAAATATATGATGTTCTTAAAGGACTAATAACTAAGAACTATATTGACGTTGAAGATGGAAGACCTCTAACATACTCTGTAAGATCCCCCGTTGAAGTATTGGGCCGTGAAAAAAATAGAATAAACTCACAGTTAGACGACGCAATAACAAGGCTGACATACATCTATGAAAACGGAATGAGCCAAGTTCAAGCGCCGATCTGGAGAATATACGGAGTCGAAAAAATCATAAATCAGGAGGTTGAGATTATTGCACTTGCAAAATCATCCGTAAATATGAGAATAGGATTTTTATTTGAAGGGGAAGGAGAGGCATTACTCAAAGCATTTAAAAAAAGACGAGGTTTAAAAGTAAATATTTTAGCCTCACCCACATGCTACATTAACGAAGAAGAGGTTAATATCCTTAAGTTATTTGAAGATTCAGACGTGAACATTCAAAAAGCGGACGTGCCATTTGTTAAAGTCCTAATTTCCGATTCCAAGGAAATGATGCACACCTATACAAAGTTTAGTGAAGATAAAAGAAATGTAATTCCCGAAACGGCAATAGGAATATGGAATAAATACGAAGTTATTGCAAGAAACTATGACGAGAGGTTTATGAACCAGCTGAACAAGTTACAAAAGAAAAATAAAAAATAA
- the hcp gene encoding hydroxylamine reductase, with amino-acid sequence MADGLDMFCYQCSQTAKGTGCTVSGVCGKNATVARLQDNLIFTLKGISAYNYNANVLGKFDPEIDAFLTKGLYTTLTNVNFDAGDLVALALEAGKFSVDVMRLLKDAHIEAYGEPQPVEVKVGAQEGPAIIITGHDLKALEELLKQVEGTDIKVYTHSEMLPAHGYPGLNKYENLAGQLGGAWHDQRTIFKKYNAAIVGTSNCVLPAHDAYKERMFTMDVAKLEGVKTIEDYDFSQVIECAKSLGSLEAEELTTITTGWSAGAIVEHADAIKKLVLEGKIRRFFVVGGCDKASKHNNYYREFVQNLPQDTVVLTLACGKYKFNDLDLGDIEGIPRLLDVGQCNDTIVAVDVALALCELFDMELNDLPLTIVLSWMEQKAAAVLWALLYLGKTDMWIGPVLPAWCNDDILNVLVENYNLTPTSGNALVDIKKIMGE; translated from the coding sequence ATGGCAGATGGATTAGATATGTTTTGTTATCAATGTTCCCAAACCGCAAAAGGTACAGGATGTACTGTAAGTGGGGTTTGTGGTAAAAACGCGACTGTAGCAAGATTGCAGGATAATTTAATATTCACCCTGAAAGGTATCAGTGCTTATAACTATAATGCAAATGTTTTGGGTAAATTCGATCCTGAAATTGATGCATTTTTAACAAAAGGCCTATACACCACATTAACCAATGTCAACTTTGATGCAGGAGATTTGGTTGCTCTTGCTCTTGAAGCGGGCAAATTCAGTGTAGATGTAATGAGATTACTTAAGGACGCGCACATCGAAGCTTACGGTGAACCGCAACCTGTTGAAGTAAAAGTGGGTGCACAGGAAGGACCTGCAATTATTATAACAGGCCACGACTTGAAAGCGTTAGAAGAGCTATTAAAGCAGGTTGAAGGAACAGACATTAAAGTTTACACCCACTCCGAAATGCTGCCTGCTCACGGATATCCCGGACTTAATAAATATGAAAACTTGGCAGGTCAGTTAGGCGGGGCATGGCACGATCAAAGAACAATCTTTAAAAAATACAATGCTGCTATCGTCGGAACAAGCAACTGTGTATTGCCTGCACATGATGCATATAAGGAAAGGATGTTCACTATGGATGTGGCTAAACTTGAAGGTGTTAAAACTATTGAGGATTATGACTTTTCACAGGTAATCGAATGTGCAAAATCTCTTGGTTCCCTTGAAGCTGAAGAATTAACCACAATTACTACCGGCTGGAGTGCAGGAGCTATTGTGGAGCATGCAGATGCAATCAAAAAATTAGTACTGGAAGGTAAAATCAGAAGATTCTTTGTTGTAGGGGGATGTGACAAGGCATCTAAACACAATAACTACTACAGGGAATTTGTACAAAATTTACCGCAGGATACTGTTGTCTTGACATTGGCATGCGGAAAATACAAATTCAATGACTTGGATTTAGGCGACATTGAAGGAATCCCAAGATTGCTGGATGTAGGTCAGTGCAATGACACCATTGTTGCAGTTGACGTGGCGTTGGCTTTATGCGAATTGTTTGACATGGAATTAAATGACTTGCCGTTAACAATTGTCTTAAGCTGGATGGAACAGAAAGCAGCTGCAGTACTTTGGGCTTTGCTATATCTTGGAAAAACAGACATGTGGATTGGACCTGTACTTCCTGCATGGTGTAATGATGACATTTTAAATGTGTTGGTTGAAAACTATAATTTAACACCAACTTCAGGTAACGCTCTAGTTGATATTAAAAAAATCATGGGAGAATAG
- a CDS encoding aldo/keto reductase, protein MRLGKTNLEVNKNGFGALPIQRISEKESSEILRKAYNNGINFYDSARFYTDSEEKLGNAFEDFGENIFIATKTAAETPEDFWSDLETSLKNLKRDYVDLYQFHNISFCPKADDELYKAMLDAEEEGLVKHIGITTHKISHAHEALDCGLYETLQYPFSYLSGSDEIMLVERCKQLDVGFIAMKALGGGLIKNSKASFAYINQFDNVLPIWGIQKMEELDEFLSYDSNTILTDDLRENIERDKKELGVNFCRGCGYCMPCPEEINISLCARMSLWIRRFPTEPNLDEKTQEIMNRTKDCSECYSCVDKCPYELDIPELLKENFKDYQNVLSGKTKV, encoded by the coding sequence ATGAGACTTGGAAAAACAAATCTTGAAGTGAATAAAAATGGATTTGGTGCCCTTCCAATCCAGAGAATAAGCGAGAAGGAATCTAGTGAAATACTTAGAAAAGCATATAATAACGGAATTAACTTTTACGATTCAGCGCGTTTTTACACTGACAGTGAGGAAAAGCTTGGAAATGCATTTGAAGATTTTGGCGAAAATATCTTCATCGCCACAAAAACCGCGGCAGAAACTCCTGAAGACTTTTGGAGTGATTTAGAAACTTCACTTAAAAACTTAAAAAGGGACTACGTTGATTTATACCAGTTTCACAATATCTCTTTCTGCCCCAAAGCGGATGATGAACTATACAAAGCAATGCTTGATGCTGAAGAGGAAGGTTTAGTAAAACACATTGGAATTACAACACATAAAATTTCCCATGCCCATGAAGCACTAGACTGCGGACTTTATGAAACCCTACAATATCCTTTTTCATATTTAAGCGGCAGTGACGAGATAATGCTTGTTGAAAGATGCAAACAATTAGATGTAGGTTTTATTGCAATGAAGGCTCTGGGGGGAGGTTTAATTAAAAATTCCAAAGCAAGTTTTGCATATATTAATCAGTTTGATAATGTTCTGCCCATCTGGGGAATCCAAAAGATGGAAGAGCTTGACGAATTCCTATCCTATGATTCAAATACCATTTTAACTGATGATTTGAGAGAAAATATTGAAAGAGATAAAAAAGAGCTTGGAGTAAACTTCTGCAGAGGCTGCGGATACTGTATGCCATGTCCTGAAGAAATCAACATTAGTTTATGTGCTAGAATGTCACTCTGGATTAGGCGTTTTCCAACTGAACCAAATTTAGATGAAAAAACTCAAGAAATTATGAATCGCACAAAAGACTGCAGCGAATGTTATTCCTGCGTTGACAAATGTCCATATGAACTGGATATTCCTGAACTCTTAAAGGAAAACTTCAAAGACTATCAAAATGTTTTAAGTGGAAAAACAAAGGTGTAA
- a CDS encoding cupin domain-containing protein: MNEDIKSKALNIQSLLDYQKDSVVSREVIKKELGTVTFFAFDQGQGLSEHSAPFDAMVQVIDGEAEITISGVKNTVSAGEIIIMPADEPHALQAENSPFKMILTMIKSN; the protein is encoded by the coding sequence ATGAATGAAGATATTAAATCCAAAGCTTTGAATATACAGTCATTGCTGGACTATCAGAAGGACAGTGTTGTAAGCCGTGAAGTAATCAAAAAAGAGTTAGGTACAGTTACATTCTTTGCTTTTGATCAGGGCCAGGGATTGTCTGAACACTCAGCTCCTTTTGATGCAATGGTTCAGGTTATTGATGGTGAAGCTGAAATTACAATTTCAGGTGTAAAAAATACTGTCAGTGCAGGAGAAATAATCATAATGCCTGCAGATGAACCTCATGCGCTTCAGGCTGAAAACTCTCCATTTAAAATGATTTTAACCATGATTAAATCAAATTAA